The Rickettsia helvetica genome has a segment encoding these proteins:
- the lepA gene encoding translation elongation factor 4, giving the protein MNNQKYIRNFSIIAHIDHGKSTLADRLIEHCGGLQAREMSQQVLDSMDIEKERGITIKAQTVRLVYKAKDGNTYYLNLMDTPGHVDFAYEVSRSLAACEGSLLVVDSTQGVEAQTLANVYQAIENDHEIVPVLNKIDLPASEPEQVKQQIEDIIGIDASEAVLISAKSGIGIELVLEAIVNKLPPPKESNTDILKALLVDSWYDPYLGVVILVRIIDGTLRKNMRIKMMATNSVYTVENVGYFTPKKHISDVLHAGEIGFFTASIKQVADCKVGDTITDEKKPCEQALPGFKPNLPVVFCGLYPTDSSEFEHLKDSLAKLRLNDASFEYEMESSSALGVGFRCGFLGLLHLEIIQERLSREFDLDLITTAPSVVYKIHMRDGESLEIHNPADLPNLQKIESMEEPWIKATIMVPDEFLGAVLSLCTEKRGMQLDHSYIANRAKIVYKLPLHEIVYDFYDRLKSCSKGYASFEWQMDVYEPSELVKLGILVNAEAVDALSTIVHRSRAEQRGRALCVRLKDLIPRQQIDIAIQASIGSRIIARETIKALRKDVLSKCYGGDISRKRKLLEKQKAGKKRMRQYGNIEIPQSAFIAALKIGDE; this is encoded by the coding sequence ATGAATAATCAAAAATATATAAGGAACTTTTCAATAATCGCTCACATCGATCACGGTAAATCTACATTAGCCGATAGGTTAATTGAGCATTGCGGCGGCTTGCAGGCTAGGGAAATGAGCCAGCAAGTACTAGATTCGATGGATATCGAAAAAGAGAGGGGTATAACTATTAAGGCACAAACCGTGCGGCTTGTATATAAAGCTAAAGACGGCAATACCTACTATTTGAATCTAATGGATACTCCTGGGCATGTTGATTTTGCTTATGAGGTTAGTAGGTCACTTGCTGCTTGTGAAGGGTCGCTATTAGTAGTTGATAGTACGCAAGGAGTAGAAGCCCAAACGCTTGCCAATGTTTACCAAGCAATCGAGAATGATCATGAGATTGTGCCGGTGCTTAATAAGATTGATTTGCCGGCGTCAGAACCTGAGCAGGTTAAGCAGCAAATAGAGGATATAATTGGGATCGATGCAAGTGAAGCTGTATTGATTTCGGCAAAAAGCGGTATAGGTATTGAGTTAGTTTTAGAGGCAATAGTAAATAAATTACCTCCGCCGAAAGAAAGTAACACTGATATTTTAAAAGCTTTGCTTGTTGATAGTTGGTATGATCCATATCTTGGTGTGGTTATTTTAGTACGTATTATTGATGGAACTCTGCGTAAGAATATGCGGATTAAAATGATGGCTACTAACTCAGTTTATACAGTTGAGAATGTTGGATATTTTACTCCGAAAAAACATATTTCGGATGTTTTGCATGCAGGCGAAATCGGCTTCTTTACTGCTTCTATAAAGCAAGTAGCGGATTGTAAAGTCGGGGATACTATAACTGATGAGAAGAAGCCTTGCGAGCAAGCTCTACCGGGTTTTAAACCAAACTTACCCGTAGTGTTTTGCGGGCTTTATCCGACAGATAGTTCAGAGTTTGAGCATCTAAAGGATTCTCTTGCTAAATTACGCCTTAATGATGCTAGTTTTGAGTATGAAATGGAAAGCTCGTCAGCACTCGGAGTAGGTTTTAGATGCGGCTTTTTAGGGTTACTACATTTAGAGATAATCCAAGAACGTTTAAGTAGGGAATTCGATTTAGATTTGATCACCACTGCCCCAAGCGTAGTGTATAAAATCCATATGCGGGATGGTGAGAGCTTGGAGATTCATAACCCCGCAGATTTGCCTAATTTGCAAAAAATCGAATCGATGGAAGAACCATGGATTAAGGCCACTATAATGGTACCTGATGAGTTTTTAGGTGCGGTATTATCGCTTTGTACGGAAAAGAGGGGGATGCAACTCGATCATAGCTATATAGCAAATAGGGCTAAAATAGTTTATAAATTACCGTTACATGAGATAGTTTACGATTTCTACGATCGTTTAAAAAGCTGCTCTAAAGGTTATGCAAGTTTTGAATGGCAAATGGATGTTTATGAACCTTCCGAGCTTGTTAAGCTTGGGATTTTGGTTAACGCAGAAGCGGTTGATGCACTGTCCACAATCGTACATCGCTCACGTGCCGAGCAGAGGGGTAGAGCGTTATGCGTGCGGTTAAAGGACTTGATACCAAGACAGCAGATCGATATAGCAATTCAAGCAAGTATCGGTAGCCGTATTATTGCCCGTGAGACTATTAAAGCCCTGCGTAAAGATGTTTTATCTAAATGTTACGGCGGTGATATAAGCCGTAAGCGTAAACTTCTTGAGAAGCAAAAAGCAGGTAAAAAGAGAATGAGACAGTACGGTAATATCGAAATCCCGCAATCTGCCTTTATTGCAGCCTTGAAAATTGGGGATGAATAA
- the virB9 gene encoding P-type conjugative transfer protein VirB9 — MKQLIIFCTLIILTLDVFALTISRPLGRDPRLRVMTYNPDDVFKFTGYYGYQASIELARDEEIVSISMGDTTSWQIVPAGHRIFIKPMEPDATTNMTLITNKRTYFFELYAAETLDMRDPEMVFNVKFLYPDDENDNMSGHMQTFSASPASPDLTHPEKYNFNYYISGSEEIAPIKIFDDGEFTYLQFRDKNAEISGIFAVDDSLRESLVNYRLAQDNPNMVILEQVFPKLAIRKGKKVTCVFNQSFKAY; from the coding sequence ATGAAGCAACTAATAATATTTTGTACTCTTATAATACTTACATTAGATGTATTTGCTCTTACTATATCACGACCTCTAGGTCGAGACCCACGTCTAAGAGTTATGACTTATAACCCTGACGATGTTTTCAAATTCACAGGATATTACGGCTATCAAGCAAGTATAGAACTAGCAAGAGATGAGGAAATAGTAAGTATTTCTATGGGAGATACTACTTCATGGCAAATAGTACCTGCCGGTCATAGGATTTTTATTAAACCGATGGAACCGGATGCTACTACTAATATGACTTTAATTACTAATAAACGGACTTACTTCTTTGAACTATACGCCGCCGAAACTCTTGATATGCGTGATCCTGAAATGGTCTTTAATGTAAAGTTTCTTTATCCGGATGACGAAAATGACAATATGAGCGGTCATATGCAAACTTTTTCTGCTTCCCCAGCAAGTCCTGATCTTACTCATCCTGAAAAATATAACTTTAATTACTATATTAGCGGCAGCGAAGAAATAGCTCCTATTAAAATTTTTGACGACGGCGAGTTTACTTATCTGCAATTTAGGGATAAAAATGCTGAAATTTCCGGTATTTTTGCCGTAGATGATTCACTGCGAGAATCTTTAGTAAATTATCGCCTTGCTCAAGATAATCCTAATATGGTGATCCTTGAACAGGTTTTTCCTAAGCTCGCTATACGTAAGGGTAAAAAAGTCACATGCGTATTCAATCAGTCTTTCAAAGCATACTAA
- a CDS encoding proton-conducting transporter membrane subunit, translating to MILANHFPIIQILFPLFGALLSIISFRFTTFARVITVVCILSSLLVNVYGYSIIQNTELSYTMGGWTSKIGIEYRLNSLNQAIIIYLNLVLLFFLVFCHKITNRTILKYINNNRKSLFYSILLFAHTGYLGMIATHDFFNLYVFIEISALSSYVLIASGNNPKSLIGAFDYLIMGSIGATLILISIGFLLSITGNLNVYDVAAYLQEHTNSRIVTIAIGFFLIGAILKTAFFPMHFWMMRAYNNTASVTLVYLAGISTIIGIYIIYKFTYIIIGYETIKTAITNFIRPIALATIIIAPYFAYQAKDFKNIIIYSCFTQIGYVFLLYVTENGIIVLPSLLLADSINKIALFLIDAYNESYKKNPNKVLIIIVIICSCGLPISPLFFIKINILELLFRQKLLLDFVIILLSSVGSLFYHYKMVLLSFLRKRESSNL from the coding sequence ATGATCCTAGCTAACCATTTCCCTATCATACAAATATTATTCCCTTTATTCGGGGCTTTACTCTCAATAATATCTTTTCGCTTTACTACCTTTGCACGAGTAATTACCGTAGTTTGCATTTTATCTAGTCTTTTGGTCAATGTTTATGGATATAGCATTATACAAAATACAGAACTATCTTACACCATGGGAGGATGGACTTCAAAAATAGGAATAGAATATCGGCTAAATTCACTAAACCAAGCTATTATTATTTATCTTAACTTGGTTTTATTATTCTTTTTAGTTTTTTGTCATAAGATTACTAATCGAACTATCTTAAAATATATCAACAATAATAGAAAATCTTTATTTTATAGTATTTTATTATTTGCTCATACCGGCTATTTAGGAATGATTGCTACTCACGATTTCTTTAATCTATATGTATTTATAGAGATTTCGGCACTTAGTAGCTATGTCCTGATAGCCTCAGGTAATAATCCAAAATCTTTAATCGGAGCTTTTGATTACTTGATAATGGGTAGTATCGGAGCGACTCTTATTCTTATATCTATAGGGTTTTTACTGAGCATTACGGGTAACTTAAATGTGTATGATGTTGCAGCTTATTTGCAAGAACATACTAATTCCCGTATAGTCACTATAGCTATTGGTTTTTTCTTAATAGGAGCTATTTTAAAAACTGCCTTTTTCCCTATGCATTTTTGGATGATGAGAGCTTATAATAACACGGCTTCAGTCACTTTAGTATATTTAGCAGGGATTTCTACTATAATAGGAATATATATAATATATAAATTTACTTATATTATTATAGGCTATGAGACGATTAAAACTGCTATTACAAACTTTATAAGACCTATTGCTTTAGCAACTATTATTATAGCCCCGTATTTTGCTTACCAGGCAAAAGACTTCAAGAATATTATAATTTATTCGTGTTTCACTCAAATAGGTTACGTATTTTTATTATACGTAACCGAAAACGGTATAATAGTTTTACCAAGTTTATTACTTGCAGATAGTATAAATAAAATAGCTCTTTTCTTGATAGATGCTTATAATGAAAGCTATAAAAAGAATCCTAACAAAGTTTTAATAATAATTGTTATTATTTGCAGTTGCGGCTTACCCATAAGCCCATTATTTTTTATCAAAATAAATATTCTTGAATTATTATTTAGACAAAAACTATTATTAGATTTTGTTATAATTTTACTCAGCTCCGTAGGATCATTATTTTACCATTATAAAATGGTACTATTGTCATTCCTGCGAAAGCGGGAATCCAGTAACCTTTAA
- a CDS encoding palindromic element RPE1 domain-containing protein: protein MFIQNTQFALSLANFELAFDLSSQNQLIALAFLIVTAILNLYTISQNRKLECLIGSLYCLSSIICVFAADFISMIISLEFMTIFACIIIFCDQLKIKPARQYFLTHLFSSGLILIGMTLLIQTTGNTAFISLTESVYNFELPAIFILAGCLINASAIFVNGWVVNCYPIASSGGVVYLISFTTKVTLIIILKLFSSLEILKFFGISMIIYGLVFSLIEKNLKRLICYLTVSQLGFILMAISINSPNIAYLITSFIFIHILYNGLFALYFTYIEDEYDIKNYQDLQNTQINLIRPLQKRGFREKFEGDTERRTTAYKNVREDSSTGSTYKLPLEVEFLKRSILLGGFVVSILIYTSILPISSSYIKDGIADLLDANNIIIFSKIATCTVLFGLLLESLLSSLRATKRSVAIQEKNRSIFTGLLRQNLQFFLAMTLRDLIYLSFCIITLCVCLFYPVQISHTTNFKLVILAISLLLALIFRKIPRISTENINLDLYQYIEKLIYFSIDKYKETVDNNEDAEEYLNFKVIWDNILSKISAWHNQQTAIFIVLFLLISLIYILVIPAKAGI from the coding sequence ATGTTTATTCAAAACACTCAATTTGCACTTTCGCTAGCTAATTTTGAACTTGCTTTTGACCTTAGCTCTCAAAATCAATTAATAGCTTTAGCATTTCTAATTGTTACTGCTATCTTAAATCTTTATACAATTTCCCAAAATAGAAAATTAGAATGCTTAATAGGTAGTTTATACTGTTTATCCTCTATTATATGTGTATTTGCAGCTGATTTTATTTCCATGATAATCTCGCTTGAATTCATGACGATTTTTGCCTGCATAATTATTTTTTGCGATCAATTAAAGATAAAACCGGCACGTCAATATTTCCTCACTCATTTATTCAGTAGCGGGCTAATTTTAATCGGTATGACTCTTTTAATCCAAACAACAGGTAATACTGCTTTTATTTCTTTAACGGAATCAGTATATAATTTTGAGTTACCGGCAATATTCATACTTGCAGGTTGTTTGATTAATGCCTCGGCTATTTTTGTAAACGGATGGGTGGTTAATTGCTATCCTATAGCTTCAAGTGGCGGTGTTGTATATTTAATAAGTTTTACTACTAAAGTTACTTTAATTATCATTTTAAAATTATTTAGCAGTCTTGAGATACTTAAGTTTTTTGGAATATCAATGATCATTTATGGGTTAGTATTTTCTCTAATCGAGAAAAACCTTAAACGATTGATATGTTATCTTACCGTATCACAGCTTGGTTTTATATTAATGGCTATTAGTATAAACTCTCCAAACATAGCTTATCTTATTACAAGCTTTATATTCATACATATATTATATAACGGGTTATTTGCTTTATATTTCACTTATATAGAAGATGAGTACGACATTAAAAATTATCAAGATCTTCAGAATACTCAAATTAATCTTATTAGACCTCTTCAGAAACGAGGATTTAGGGAGAAATTTGAAGGAGACACGGAACGCAGAACCACAGCGTACAAAAACGTACGTGAGGATTCGAGTACCGGATCGACGTACAAATTACCCCTAGAAGTAGAGTTTCTGAAGAGGTCTATTCTATTAGGCGGGTTTGTAGTTAGTATATTAATATATACCTCTATACTGCCTATTAGCTCTTCTTATATCAAAGATGGAATTGCTGATCTTTTAGATGCAAATAATATTATTATATTTTCTAAAATAGCAACTTGTACCGTATTATTTGGGTTATTGTTGGAAAGTTTGCTATCGTCATTGCGAGCGACTAAAAGGAGCGTGGCAATCCAGGAAAAAAACCGATCTATTTTTACTGGATTGCTTCGTCAAAACTTACAGTTTTTTCTCGCAATGACGTTAAGGGACTTAATCTACCTCTCTTTCTGCATCATAACTTTATGCGTATGTTTATTCTATCCTGTTCAAATATCACATACTACTAACTTTAAGCTAGTTATCCTTGCAATCTCACTATTATTAGCTTTAATATTTAGAAAAATACCACGCATTTCGACAGAAAACATAAACCTTGACCTATACCAATATATCGAAAAACTTATCTATTTCAGTATCGATAAATATAAAGAAACGGTAGACAATAACGAAGATGCGGAAGAATATCTTAATTTTAAGGTTATTTGGGATAATATTTTAAGTAAAATATCTGCTTGGCATAATCAGCAAACTGCTATATTTATTGTATTATTCCTATTAATTAGTTTGATTTATATACTTGTCATTCCCGCGAAAGCGGGAATCTAG
- the rodA gene encoding rod shape-determining protein RodA codes for MHKNYLEQLQKLPITLILLISLICCIGFIVLYSAANSNLQPWAYKQIINFCIFLPLAIIIALIDLRIIFRFSYIFYFCVLALLVAVELFGSTAMGGKRWIDIGIVKLQPSEPIKIAVVLMLARYFHSLTIDDLTKFHKIIIPIIGVLIPAFLIIREPDLGTGMIVLIVSAIIFFTAGFRIKYFIMLGLAALISLPIAWNMMYNYQKKRVMVFLDPEHDPLGASYNIIQSKIAIGSGSLFGRGLNQGSQSHLDFLPEHQTDFIFATFAEEFGFIGGMFLLILYFALITISLLIAANCREIFSKLMVIGITSILFSHVFINIAMVMGLLPVVGVPLPFISYGGTMITSMLIGFGLVMNAQVHRHTALN; via the coding sequence ATGCATAAAAATTATCTAGAACAATTACAAAAATTACCGATTACTTTAATTTTACTAATTAGCTTAATTTGTTGTATTGGTTTCATTGTGCTTTATTCTGCAGCAAATAGTAATTTGCAGCCTTGGGCTTACAAACAAATTATAAATTTTTGTATATTCTTGCCTTTAGCTATTATTATTGCATTAATTGATTTACGAATAATATTTAGGTTCTCGTATATCTTCTATTTTTGCGTGCTAGCTTTATTAGTAGCCGTGGAGCTTTTCGGCTCAACTGCCATGGGCGGTAAAAGATGGATCGATATCGGTATAGTTAAGCTTCAACCTTCCGAACCGATAAAAATCGCCGTTGTACTAATGCTTGCTAGATATTTCCATTCACTAACAATTGATGATCTTACAAAATTTCACAAAATTATCATACCGATTATAGGAGTTTTAATACCGGCTTTTCTAATAATTAGAGAGCCGGATCTCGGTACAGGGATGATTGTCTTAATTGTTTCGGCAATTATATTTTTTACAGCAGGTTTTAGAATAAAATATTTTATAATGCTAGGTCTTGCTGCTCTTATTAGCCTGCCTATTGCTTGGAATATGATGTATAATTATCAAAAAAAACGGGTAATGGTTTTTTTAGATCCCGAACATGATCCGCTCGGTGCTAGTTATAATATTATTCAGTCTAAAATCGCTATAGGTTCAGGTAGCCTATTTGGACGCGGTTTAAATCAAGGTAGCCAAAGCCATTTAGATTTTCTTCCCGAACATCAAACAGACTTTATCTTTGCTACCTTTGCTGAAGAATTCGGCTTTATAGGAGGAATGTTTTTACTAATATTATATTTTGCACTTATAACTATTTCTTTATTAATTGCTGCAAATTGCCGAGAGATTTTTAGTAAATTAATGGTAATAGGTATTACTTCAATTTTATTTAGCCATGTATTTATTAATATAGCTATGGTTATGGGCTTACTCCCCGTAGTAGGCGTACCTTTACCGTTTATTTCTTACGGCGGAACAATGATCACATCCATGCTAATCGGCTTTGGGCTTGTGATGAATGCTCAGGTACACAGACATACCGCTTTAAACTAG
- a CDS encoding Na+/H+ antiporter subunit C has product MSHLIYFFALILLTSGLFIMLTSRNYIHKIIGLGIFQSSVLVFYLSIGKIKTGGVPILQEGVTTYTSPLPHVLMLTAIVVGFATLSVALSLIYQIYKHFGTISENEINFDK; this is encoded by the coding sequence ATGTCGCATTTAATATATTTCTTTGCCTTGATCTTACTAACTAGCGGCTTATTTATAATGCTTACAAGCCGTAATTATATTCATAAAATTATCGGGCTTGGAATCTTTCAAAGTTCGGTGTTAGTATTTTATTTAAGTATCGGAAAAATTAAAACAGGCGGTGTACCTATTTTACAAGAGGGCGTCACTACTTACACTAGCCCTTTGCCTCATGTATTAATGCTAACTGCTATAGTAGTTGGGTTTGCTACTCTTAGCGTAGCTTTAAGTTTAATATATCAAATTTATAAACATTTTGGTACAATATCAGAAAATGAAATTAATTTTGATAAATGA
- a CDS encoding proton-conducting transporter membrane subunit: MITQFTTPSLLILSTLLVGVLNLTSPYATQKDSFIRNFLLITIAIFFFGNILIIDWLFLKGIRAGFEFNIFGNYSIGFHLEPLGLIFLSLIGFLWICALLYTPKYLAINNIEHSSRFLFCFNLTILIGVLIALSSNLFTMFICYELLTISTAFLIGHTKNNIVLSGLYKYLKILMISATILLLPAVIIIYAKTGNGDFASGSLVENYFSQSQSIILLLMFIFGIAKTAIFPVHSWLPAAMVAHYPVSSLLHAVIVVKTGLFCIYKILLYIFSLSYLQMIFAELNWLIFIPIVSIFYSSIKALGTDNIKKILAYSTMNQLSLALLSAFMLTPKALGAAILHLVSHSFTKICLFYSMGSIYSLKKADQVQNLHGTSKEFPLISFIISISSLSLIGIPIFSGFISKFSILLAVSEQNQIIVMIVVIASSIFSSLYLLKILSSIYKPSLVESSVTKPLPYSMQISIIICCCAVTLFYFIQILIREFLAYIT; this comes from the coding sequence ATGATTACACAATTTACTACTCCGAGTCTTTTGATTCTATCAACTTTGCTAGTTGGTGTATTAAACTTAACCAGTCCGTATGCCACTCAAAAAGATAGTTTTATACGTAATTTTTTACTTATTACTATCGCTATTTTTTTCTTCGGTAATATTTTAATTATAGACTGGTTGTTTTTAAAAGGTATTAGAGCAGGATTTGAATTTAATATATTCGGTAATTACTCTATAGGTTTTCATCTTGAACCTTTAGGGCTTATTTTCTTAAGCTTAATAGGCTTTTTATGGATTTGTGCTTTACTTTACACTCCAAAATATCTTGCTATTAATAATATAGAACACTCTTCTAGATTCTTATTTTGCTTTAACTTAACTATTCTAATCGGTGTTTTAATTGCCTTATCTAGTAACTTATTTACGATGTTTATTTGCTATGAGCTTTTAACTATTTCTACAGCTTTTTTAATAGGACATACCAAAAATAATATAGTACTTAGCGGGTTATACAAATATTTAAAAATTCTGATGATTTCTGCCACAATATTACTTTTACCGGCAGTGATAATCATTTATGCTAAAACCGGTAACGGGGATTTTGCAAGCGGTAGCCTAGTAGAAAATTATTTTTCTCAAAGCCAATCCATTATTTTATTATTAATGTTTATTTTCGGTATTGCTAAAACTGCAATTTTTCCGGTACATTCATGGCTTCCTGCTGCAATGGTTGCACATTATCCCGTTAGTAGCTTACTGCATGCCGTAATAGTGGTTAAAACCGGATTATTTTGTATTTACAAAATCCTATTATATATATTCAGTTTATCATATTTACAAATGATATTTGCCGAGCTTAACTGGTTAATTTTTATACCTATAGTAAGCATATTTTACAGCTCAATCAAAGCACTAGGCACAGATAATATTAAAAAAATACTCGCCTACTCCACTATGAACCAATTAAGCCTCGCATTGCTTAGTGCTTTCATGTTAACGCCTAAGGCACTTGGAGCTGCAATACTCCATTTAGTTTCACATTCTTTTACAAAAATCTGCTTATTTTATAGTATGGGAAGTATTTACAGTTTAAAGAAAGCCGATCAAGTACAGAATTTACATGGTACATCCAAAGAATTTCCTTTAATTTCTTTTATTATATCCATCTCTTCATTATCATTAATCGGTATACCTATCTTTAGCGGATTTATTAGCAAATTCTCAATATTACTTGCCGTAAGCGAACAAAATCAAATTATCGTTATGATTGTCGTAATAGCTAGTAGTATATTCTCAAGCCTTTACCTTCTCAAAATATTAAGCTCTATTTATAAACCTTCTTTGGTAGAATCTAGCGTAACAAAACCACTCCCCTACTCTATGCAAATTAGTATAATAATTTGCTGCTGTGCCGTAACTCTCTTTTATTTTATTCAAATCTTAATCAGAGAATTTTTAGCTTATATTACATAA
- a CDS encoding S9 family peptidase, producing MKPPITDKQNYSFEVHGTTINDDYHWLRDPRWPNVEGSKILDYLKTENKYTRHFFADLQKDKEKIFEELKGRVKLDDESVYVKKKDYYYYHRVEGDKNYPIYCRKYQSMEAGEEVILDVNLLAPNGSFTDVAKVAMSPDHNLMAYSVNFTGNEQYNIKIYSLKEQNYLPDEVKEIAPTIIWHEKLNGFFYITINKNQRWDKVMFHRLGEDSTQDKLIFKVKNPLHFISCEKSASSKYIFINSGDHNENEIYVISMQDDNFTPKLVRAAENKIFYEIEHNGDYFYIKTNYKAKNFHVVKLPVNNFENTNWEDIYIKEEQDKYLKSFDVTNNYLILNYRDQGLPLIKIKRFKDLQENTTHFPDESFQANSFSTNFEEDDIRVNYSSLARPNTTYSYDFDNDKLTILKSQEIPSGFNPEEYKVERIFADNEDVKVPITLFYKKSLFKKDGSNPLYLMGYGAYGISIPVNFKNTAVTLADRGFIYAVAHIRGSDDLGHDWYEAAKFLTKKRTFEDFIACSRALINEQYTSNNNIVIMGGSAGGMLIGYVLNEKSEIYRAAIAHVPFVDVLSTMLDESLPLTLLEYNEWGNPKEKEYFEYIKSYSPYDNVKAQNYPALFVTCGISDPRVGYWEPVKWVAKLRELKTDNNPLLLKINMDTGHKGSTGRFDYLKEAADELVFIFKVFNVGV from the coding sequence ATGAAACCACCAATAACAGATAAACAAAATTACAGCTTTGAAGTTCACGGAACAACAATAAACGATGATTATCACTGGCTACGTGATCCGAGGTGGCCAAATGTCGAAGGCTCTAAAATTTTAGATTACTTAAAGACCGAGAATAAATATACCAGACATTTCTTTGCCGATCTGCAAAAGGATAAGGAAAAGATTTTTGAAGAATTAAAAGGACGGGTCAAATTAGACGATGAGTCAGTTTATGTTAAGAAAAAAGATTATTACTATTACCATAGAGTAGAGGGTGATAAAAATTATCCGATATATTGCAGAAAATATCAAAGCATGGAAGCAGGAGAAGAAGTAATATTAGATGTTAACCTTCTTGCTCCAAACGGCAGTTTTACCGATGTTGCCAAAGTCGCAATGTCACCTGATCACAATTTAATGGCTTATAGCGTTAATTTTACAGGTAATGAGCAATACAATATCAAAATATACAGTCTTAAAGAACAAAACTACTTACCTGATGAAGTAAAGGAAATCGCACCTACTATAATTTGGCATGAAAAATTAAACGGCTTTTTCTATATTACTATTAATAAGAATCAACGCTGGGACAAGGTAATGTTTCATCGTTTAGGCGAAGATTCTACTCAAGATAAATTAATATTCAAGGTAAAAAATCCTCTTCATTTTATCAGCTGTGAGAAATCAGCAAGTAGTAAATATATTTTTATAAATTCAGGCGATCATAATGAAAATGAAATTTACGTAATTTCTATGCAGGATGATAATTTCACTCCTAAATTAGTACGAGCTGCAGAAAATAAAATATTCTATGAAATAGAACATAATGGCGATTATTTTTATATTAAAACTAATTATAAAGCTAAAAATTTCCATGTTGTAAAACTGCCAGTAAATAATTTTGAAAATACTAACTGGGAAGATATTTATATTAAGGAAGAACAGGACAAATATTTAAAAAGCTTTGATGTTACAAATAATTATTTAATCTTAAATTATCGTGACCAAGGTTTACCGCTAATTAAAATAAAGCGATTTAAAGATCTACAAGAAAACACAACTCATTTTCCCGATGAAAGTTTCCAAGCAAATAGTTTTTCTACAAACTTTGAGGAAGACGATATTAGAGTAAATTACTCTTCTCTAGCAAGACCAAATACCACTTATAGCTACGATTTTGATAACGATAAATTAACGATATTAAAGAGCCAAGAAATACCTTCAGGCTTTAATCCGGAGGAGTATAAAGTAGAGAGAATATTTGCAGATAATGAAGATGTCAAAGTACCGATTACTTTATTCTACAAAAAATCTTTATTTAAAAAAGACGGCTCAAATCCTTTATATTTAATGGGATACGGAGCTTACGGGATTAGCATACCTGTCAATTTTAAAAATACGGCAGTAACGCTTGCCGATCGTGGCTTTATTTACGCAGTTGCTCATATTAGAGGCAGCGATGATCTAGGTCATGATTGGTATGAAGCTGCTAAGTTTTTAACCAAAAAAAGAACATTTGAAGACTTCATAGCTTGTAGTAGAGCTTTAATTAACGAGCAATATACAAGTAACAACAATATAGTAATAATGGGCGGTAGTGCCGGAGGTATGTTAATAGGTTATGTACTCAACGAAAAATCGGAAATTTATAGAGCAGCAATCGCTCATGTGCCGTTTGTAGACGTGCTGAGTACCATGCTTGACGAAAGCTTACCGTTAACTCTCTTGGAATATAATGAGTGGGGTAATCCGAAAGAGAAAGAATATTTTGAATATATTAAATCATATTCCCCTTATGATAACGTAAAAGCACAAAACTACCCTGCTCTATTCGTTACTTGCGGTATATCCGACCCACGTGTAGGTTACTGGGAACCTGTTAAATGGGTAGCAAAATTACGAGAACTAAAAACGGACAATAATCCATTATTATTAAAAATAAATATGGATACGGGTCATAAAGGTTCTACCGGTCGTTTTGATTATCTGAAAGAGGCAGCCGACGAATTAGTATTTATTTTTAAAGTGTTTAATGTGGGGGTTTAG